A single region of the Sphaeramia orbicularis chromosome 6, fSphaOr1.1, whole genome shotgun sequence genome encodes:
- the dgkzb gene encoding diacylglycerol kinase zeta isoform X1, which yields MDTFFRRHFRRKDSALQVDADPCRQRRPSVAVPASRARRRSSVGLPSSTLTQRRRSSVQLQGGLPCAGSNRLTKTNRHNRLAAQGRRRSSTTTPSLNPRFAVCRKKVGKLRTIDTHLLGPSMLLASLIQMAEEEEEGEEEEEGEEGMGTGLSAGEQQVEVKDGASRRLISHSSFPHSDGDNGSSDCSTDSQSESSQPSEAEDDHGSWSPDQQVACCPSSSLALEVIRKTSQVRSTSRPLIRAPRCLRRNSSQVFVGDSAPSSRYRGSSQRKRRRISTISKAGSPWPGRGQPLPSRRSSVYYLSHPALYRGPGALSPLGSQGYDSRLETWSAFLLKAIAKSGIQHVGANVATSGQTDQRQEPNNSIDWSENAQFGDHVWFETSGSGDFCYVGEQYCVAKSLQKSVARKKCAACKISVHTMCMEQLEKINFRCKPSFKEPGSRTVRESNVVRHHWVHRRRQTGKCRQCGKGFQQKFSFHNKEIVAISCSWCKQAYHNKVTCFMLQQIEECCSLGAHAAVIVPPTWIIRVRKPQSSLKSSKRKKRTSLKCNKSSKKGSEDGRWKPFLVKPLPSQLMKPLLVFVNPKSGGNQGAKIVQSFMWYLNPRQVFDLTKGGPKDGLELYAKVPNLRILACGGDGTVGWILSVLDQLKLRPQPPVAILPLGTGNDLARTLNWGGGYTDEPITKILSHVEDGNVVQLDRWNLNVEPNPEARPEERDEQQTDKLPIDVFNNYFSLGFDAHVTLGFHESREANPEKFNSRFRNKMFYAGTAFSDFLSGSSKDLAKHIKVVCDGTDLTAKVQELKLQCLLFLNIPRYCAGTMPWGHPSEHHDFEPQRHDDGCIEVIGFTMTSLATLQVGGHGERLHQCKEVTLTTYKSIPMQVDGEPCKLAPSVIHINLRNQANMVQKVKRRISMPHLNDQQPLPEKLQIRVNRISMAAYEALHYDKDQLKDASTPLGLITVPGDSDLETCRLLIERLQDNLDQDCEVMEGEWFTSQKLSMKWCFLDCTTADRFYRIDRAQEHLNYVTEISQEELYILDPELVVKETVGTSPGMPDLVDSEEHQDQQRKFAFPHSATSPTSPTSSTSPTSSAILRVRDGQRKRVSSDSSVADALSQSSKTVLCRRGAKILNVHRSNTTLADFRPMISSSTATSRNTEKDTELINCVKTEDLNGLIKLHQQGADILLQDVAGCTLLHHAVEAGNKEIMKYLIENVPTTHLDITEKETGETALHKAATSCQRSICHYLVEAGASLMKTDLQGETPKQRAEKADDQDLAEYLENRQHYQMIQREDQETAV from the exons ATGGACACTTTTTTTCGTCGTCACTTTAGGAGGAAGGATTCAGCTTTGCAGGTAGATGCAGACCCCTGCCGCCAGCGAAGGCCCAGTGTGGCTGTTCCTGCTAGTAGGGCCCGTAGGAGGTCCAGCGTTGGGTTGCCTTCCTCTACCCTGACCCAGCGCCGGCGCTCCAGTGTCCAGCTGCAGGGGGGTCTGCCATGTGCAGGCAGCAACCGGTTGACAAAGACCAACAGACATAACAGGTTGGCAGCACAAGGCCGAAGACGCTCCAGCACCACCACCCCCAGCCTCAACCCACGGTTTGCTGTATGCCGGAAGAAGGTGGGGAAGCTGCGTACCATCGACACCCACCTGCTAGGGCCGTCCATGCTGCTGGCCAGTCTGATCCAGAtggctgaggaagaggaggagggggaggaggaggaggagggggaagaaggCATGGGGACAGGGCTATCAGCTGGAGAACAGCAGGTGGAGGTAAAAGATGGGGCCAGCAGGAGGTTGATTTCACACTCTAGCTTCCCCCACTCAGATGGAGACAATGGTAGCAGTGACTGCTCCACTGACAGCCAATCAGAGTCCAGCCAGCCGTCTGAGGCCGAGGACGACCATGGTTCCTGGTCTCCTGATCAACAGGTAGCCTGCtgtccctcctcctccttggcCCTGGAGGTGATCAGAAAGACCTCACAGGTACGGTCCACATCCAGACCCCTTATCCGAGCTCCTCGCTGCCTTCGGAGGAACTCTTCTCAGGTTTTTGTGGGAGACTCTGCACCATCCAGCCGATACCGAGGTTCCagccagaggaagaggaggagaatctCTACTATTTCAAAAGCTGGGAGTCCTTGGCCAGGAAGAGGCCAACCACTGCCCAGCCGCAGGAGTTCAGTCTATTACCTAAGCCACCCAGCCTTGTACAGGGGCCCCGGAGCCCTCAGTCCTCTGGGGTCACAGGGCTATGACTCTCGTCTGGAGACCTGGAGTGCATTTCTGCT aAAAGCCATTGCAAAGTCAGGAATACAGCATGTGGGAGCCAACGTTGCAACATCTGGACAGACGGACCAGCGACAGGAGCCTAACAACAGCATCGACTGGAGT GAAAATGCCCAGTTTGGGGACCACGTCTGGTTTGAGACCAGTGGGTCTGGAGACTTCTGCTATGTTGGAGAGCAGTACTGTGTTGCAAAATCACTG CAAAAGTCAGTGGCAAGGAAGAAATGTGCTGCATGTAAGATATCAGTCCACACCATGTGTATGGAGCAGCTTGAGAAG ATAAATTTCAGGTGCAAGCCATCTTTTAAGGAGCCAGGATCTCGAACTGTTCGAGAG TCCAACGTTGTGCGGCATCACTGGGTCCATAGGAGACGTCAGACAGGAAAGTGTCGACAGTGTGGGAAG GGATTTCAACAGAAGTTCTCATTTCACAACAAAGAGATTGTTGCCATCAGCTGCTCATGGTGCAAACAAGCC TATCACAACAAGGTGACATGCTTCATGCTGCAGCAGATAGAGGAGTGCTGCTCACTGGGCGCTCACGCTGCTGTCATCGTCCCTCCCACCTGGATCATCAGGGTCCGAAAACCACAG TCTTCTCTGAAGTCCAGTAAAAGGAAGAAGAGAACATCATTAAAATGCAATAAGTCAAGCAAGAAGGGATCAGAG GATGGTCGATGGAAGCCGTTCCTGGTGAAGCCTCTTCCTTCTCAACTCATGAAGCCTCTGCTGGTGTTTGTTAATCCAAAGAGTGGTGGAAACCAG gGAGCTAAAATCGTCCAGTCTTTTATGTGGTATCTGAACCCACGGCAAGTGTTTGACCTGACGAAAGGTGGACCCAAAGATGG GTTAGAGCTGTATGCCAAAGTACCCAACCTAAGGATTCTGGCCTGTGGAGGTGACGGGACG GTGGGCTGGATCTTGTCGGTGTTGGACCAGCTGAAGCTCCGGCCTCAGCCCCCCGTGGCCATCCTGCCTTTGGGGACTGGAAATGACCTGGCGAGGACTTTAAACTGGGGAGGG GGTTACACAGATGAACCCATCACAAAGATCCTTTCACATGTGGAGGACGGAAACGTCGTCCAGTTGGACCGATGGAACCTGAATGTGGAGCCCAACCCTGAGGCCCGTCCAGAGGAGAGGGACGAGCAGCAAACCGACAAG CTTCCTATTGACGTCTTCAACAATTACTTCAGCCTGGGCTTCGACGCTCATGTCACACTGGGCTTCCATGAATCCAGAG AGGCAAACCCAGAGAAGTTTAACAGCCGCTTTAGGAATAAAATGTTCTATGCAGGG ACGGCCTTCTCAGATTTCCTGAGTGGGAGTTCAAAAGACCTCGCCAAGCACATCAAAGTAGTG TGTGATGGGACGGATCTGACGGCCAAAGTCCAGGAGTTGAAGTTACAGTGCCTGCTCTTCCTCAACATCCCAAG GTACTGTGCAGGTACCATGCCGTGGGGTCATCCCAGCGAGCATCATGACTTTGAACCACAGCGACATGATGACGGCTGCATCGAGGTCATCGGCTTTACCATGACTTCCCTG GCCACGCTGCAGGTGGGCGGTCATGGAGAACGACTCCACCAGTGCAAAGAGGTGACCCTCACCACCTACAAGTCCATCCCCATGCAGGTGGACGGTGAGCCCTGCAAGCTGGCTCCCTCTGTCATCCATATCAACTTGAGGAACCAGGCCAACATGGTGCAGAAGGTCAAGAGGAGGATCTCCATGCCCCACCTAAACGA CCAGCAGCCGCTTCCTGAGAAACTGCAGATCCGAGTGAACAGGATCAGCATGGCAGCATATGAAGCCCTGCATTATGACAAGGATCAGCTGAAGGACGCCT CGACACCACTGGGGCTCATCACCGTCCCCGGAGACAGTGACCTGGAGACCTGCCGCCTGCTCATCGAACGTCTGCAGGATAATCTGGATCAG GACTGTGAAGTGATGGAAGGAGAGTGGTTTACTTCACAAAAACTATCTATGAAGTGGTGCTTCCTTGACT GTACAACTGCAGACCGCTTCTACAGGATCGACCGAGCTCAG gAACACCTGAACTATGTCACAGAGATCTCTCAGGAGGAGCTGTACATCTTGGACCCAGAGCTGGTCGTCAAGGAGACGGTAGGCACCTCCCCTGGAATGCCGGACCTGGTGGACTCTGAGGAGCATCAGGACCAGCAGCGAAAGTTTGCCTTTCCTCACTCTGCAACCTCGCCGACTTCCCCTACCTCCTCGACATCCCCGACCTCCTCAGCCATACTCAG agtCAGAGATGGTCAGAGGAAGAGGGTCTCCAGTGACAGCTCAGTGGCTGATGCTCTGTCTCAGAGCTCCAAGACCGTCCTCTgcag GAGAGGGGCAAAGATTCTCAATGTCCATCGTTCCAATACAACCCTCGCTGATTTCAGACCCATGATTAG TTCCTCCACCGCTACCTCACGCAACACTGAAAAAG atacaGAGTTGATCAACTGTGTCAAGACTGAAGACCTGAATGGA CTGATAAAGCTCCACCAGCAGGGAGCAGACATCCTGCTGCAGGACGTCGCAGGCTGCACGCTGCTGCACCACGCTGTGGAGGCCGGCAACAAAGAGATCATGAAGTACCTCATAGAAAACG TACCCACAACCCACCTGGATATAACTGAGAAAGAGAC AGGAGAGACGGCGCTCCATAAGGCTGCCACTTCCTGCCAGAGGAGTATCTGTCACTATCTGGTGGAGGCAGGGGCATCGCTCATGAAGACAGACCTGCAG GGTGAGACCCCTAAACAGCGTGCTGAGAAAGCTGACGATCAGGACCTGGCAGAATATCTGGAGAACCGCCAACATTACCAGATGATCCAGAGAGAAGACCAGGAGACAGCAGTCTAA
- the dgkzb gene encoding diacylglycerol kinase zeta isoform X2 — protein sequence MEQQQPEEDQPPQNNNSSLQDGEEPFTSTSVASSTSSSSASNTELPSAAPAPRCHHTSRTFGLKIFCRRKAIAKSGIQHVGANVATSGQTDQRQEPNNSIDWSENAQFGDHVWFETSGSGDFCYVGEQYCVAKSLQKSVARKKCAACKISVHTMCMEQLEKINFRCKPSFKEPGSRTVRESNVVRHHWVHRRRQTGKCRQCGKGFQQKFSFHNKEIVAISCSWCKQAYHNKVTCFMLQQIEECCSLGAHAAVIVPPTWIIRVRKPQSSLKSSKRKKRTSLKCNKSSKKGSEDGRWKPFLVKPLPSQLMKPLLVFVNPKSGGNQGAKIVQSFMWYLNPRQVFDLTKGGPKDGLELYAKVPNLRILACGGDGTVGWILSVLDQLKLRPQPPVAILPLGTGNDLARTLNWGGGYTDEPITKILSHVEDGNVVQLDRWNLNVEPNPEARPEERDEQQTDKLPIDVFNNYFSLGFDAHVTLGFHESREANPEKFNSRFRNKMFYAGTAFSDFLSGSSKDLAKHIKVVCDGTDLTAKVQELKLQCLLFLNIPRYCAGTMPWGHPSEHHDFEPQRHDDGCIEVIGFTMTSLATLQVGGHGERLHQCKEVTLTTYKSIPMQVDGEPCKLAPSVIHINLRNQANMVQKVKRRISMPHLNDQQPLPEKLQIRVNRISMAAYEALHYDKDQLKDASTPLGLITVPGDSDLETCRLLIERLQDNLDQDCEVMEGEWFTSQKLSMKWCFLDCTTADRFYRIDRAQEHLNYVTEISQEELYILDPELVVKETVGTSPGMPDLVDSEEHQDQQRKFAFPHSATSPTSPTSSTSPTSSAILRVRDGQRKRVSSDSSVADALSQSSKTVLCRRGAKILNVHRSNTTLADFRPMISSSTATSRNTEKDTELINCVKTEDLNGLIKLHQQGADILLQDVAGCTLLHHAVEAGNKEIMKYLIENVPTTHLDITEKETGETALHKAATSCQRSICHYLVEAGASLMKTDLQGETPKQRAEKADDQDLAEYLENRQHYQMIQREDQETAV from the exons aAAAGCCATTGCAAAGTCAGGAATACAGCATGTGGGAGCCAACGTTGCAACATCTGGACAGACGGACCAGCGACAGGAGCCTAACAACAGCATCGACTGGAGT GAAAATGCCCAGTTTGGGGACCACGTCTGGTTTGAGACCAGTGGGTCTGGAGACTTCTGCTATGTTGGAGAGCAGTACTGTGTTGCAAAATCACTG CAAAAGTCAGTGGCAAGGAAGAAATGTGCTGCATGTAAGATATCAGTCCACACCATGTGTATGGAGCAGCTTGAGAAG ATAAATTTCAGGTGCAAGCCATCTTTTAAGGAGCCAGGATCTCGAACTGTTCGAGAG TCCAACGTTGTGCGGCATCACTGGGTCCATAGGAGACGTCAGACAGGAAAGTGTCGACAGTGTGGGAAG GGATTTCAACAGAAGTTCTCATTTCACAACAAAGAGATTGTTGCCATCAGCTGCTCATGGTGCAAACAAGCC TATCACAACAAGGTGACATGCTTCATGCTGCAGCAGATAGAGGAGTGCTGCTCACTGGGCGCTCACGCTGCTGTCATCGTCCCTCCCACCTGGATCATCAGGGTCCGAAAACCACAG TCTTCTCTGAAGTCCAGTAAAAGGAAGAAGAGAACATCATTAAAATGCAATAAGTCAAGCAAGAAGGGATCAGAG GATGGTCGATGGAAGCCGTTCCTGGTGAAGCCTCTTCCTTCTCAACTCATGAAGCCTCTGCTGGTGTTTGTTAATCCAAAGAGTGGTGGAAACCAG gGAGCTAAAATCGTCCAGTCTTTTATGTGGTATCTGAACCCACGGCAAGTGTTTGACCTGACGAAAGGTGGACCCAAAGATGG GTTAGAGCTGTATGCCAAAGTACCCAACCTAAGGATTCTGGCCTGTGGAGGTGACGGGACG GTGGGCTGGATCTTGTCGGTGTTGGACCAGCTGAAGCTCCGGCCTCAGCCCCCCGTGGCCATCCTGCCTTTGGGGACTGGAAATGACCTGGCGAGGACTTTAAACTGGGGAGGG GGTTACACAGATGAACCCATCACAAAGATCCTTTCACATGTGGAGGACGGAAACGTCGTCCAGTTGGACCGATGGAACCTGAATGTGGAGCCCAACCCTGAGGCCCGTCCAGAGGAGAGGGACGAGCAGCAAACCGACAAG CTTCCTATTGACGTCTTCAACAATTACTTCAGCCTGGGCTTCGACGCTCATGTCACACTGGGCTTCCATGAATCCAGAG AGGCAAACCCAGAGAAGTTTAACAGCCGCTTTAGGAATAAAATGTTCTATGCAGGG ACGGCCTTCTCAGATTTCCTGAGTGGGAGTTCAAAAGACCTCGCCAAGCACATCAAAGTAGTG TGTGATGGGACGGATCTGACGGCCAAAGTCCAGGAGTTGAAGTTACAGTGCCTGCTCTTCCTCAACATCCCAAG GTACTGTGCAGGTACCATGCCGTGGGGTCATCCCAGCGAGCATCATGACTTTGAACCACAGCGACATGATGACGGCTGCATCGAGGTCATCGGCTTTACCATGACTTCCCTG GCCACGCTGCAGGTGGGCGGTCATGGAGAACGACTCCACCAGTGCAAAGAGGTGACCCTCACCACCTACAAGTCCATCCCCATGCAGGTGGACGGTGAGCCCTGCAAGCTGGCTCCCTCTGTCATCCATATCAACTTGAGGAACCAGGCCAACATGGTGCAGAAGGTCAAGAGGAGGATCTCCATGCCCCACCTAAACGA CCAGCAGCCGCTTCCTGAGAAACTGCAGATCCGAGTGAACAGGATCAGCATGGCAGCATATGAAGCCCTGCATTATGACAAGGATCAGCTGAAGGACGCCT CGACACCACTGGGGCTCATCACCGTCCCCGGAGACAGTGACCTGGAGACCTGCCGCCTGCTCATCGAACGTCTGCAGGATAATCTGGATCAG GACTGTGAAGTGATGGAAGGAGAGTGGTTTACTTCACAAAAACTATCTATGAAGTGGTGCTTCCTTGACT GTACAACTGCAGACCGCTTCTACAGGATCGACCGAGCTCAG gAACACCTGAACTATGTCACAGAGATCTCTCAGGAGGAGCTGTACATCTTGGACCCAGAGCTGGTCGTCAAGGAGACGGTAGGCACCTCCCCTGGAATGCCGGACCTGGTGGACTCTGAGGAGCATCAGGACCAGCAGCGAAAGTTTGCCTTTCCTCACTCTGCAACCTCGCCGACTTCCCCTACCTCCTCGACATCCCCGACCTCCTCAGCCATACTCAG agtCAGAGATGGTCAGAGGAAGAGGGTCTCCAGTGACAGCTCAGTGGCTGATGCTCTGTCTCAGAGCTCCAAGACCGTCCTCTgcag GAGAGGGGCAAAGATTCTCAATGTCCATCGTTCCAATACAACCCTCGCTGATTTCAGACCCATGATTAG TTCCTCCACCGCTACCTCACGCAACACTGAAAAAG atacaGAGTTGATCAACTGTGTCAAGACTGAAGACCTGAATGGA CTGATAAAGCTCCACCAGCAGGGAGCAGACATCCTGCTGCAGGACGTCGCAGGCTGCACGCTGCTGCACCACGCTGTGGAGGCCGGCAACAAAGAGATCATGAAGTACCTCATAGAAAACG TACCCACAACCCACCTGGATATAACTGAGAAAGAGAC AGGAGAGACGGCGCTCCATAAGGCTGCCACTTCCTGCCAGAGGAGTATCTGTCACTATCTGGTGGAGGCAGGGGCATCGCTCATGAAGACAGACCTGCAG GGTGAGACCCCTAAACAGCGTGCTGAGAAAGCTGACGATCAGGACCTGGCAGAATATCTGGAGAACCGCCAACATTACCAGATGATCCAGAGAGAAGACCAGGAGACAGCAGTCTAA